From the Euphorbia lathyris chromosome 6, ddEupLath1.1, whole genome shotgun sequence genome, one window contains:
- the LOC136232195 gene encoding uncharacterized protein At4g18490-like, with protein MAESRKETPSSVDSKEKKSLFDDEIGKQFFGSWKLPSVAGDDTMDFSFDSVSTGKEKSFKFGKLDLDFDVDGDFNKSTSFKGDMPDLDFSSPSKKTAKPKESSKGESSGGSHQGKHDNFNFSFDFNEMDDFNFGSPSKEGKKISEKNSNIKDDGAARIEQQGSKLNMAGYSEAFDDCQTDKLPASDNATAPTMETTIDCSGTLDASNIGELVLTHKAQTSPQKSHSVSPKDEDQQIYLEEKEKSTEPVARDTTQDLPAQSFDGNNSTQATESDTETDTPAPEVNTESATEQSVTDRKIDVLRSDPDNSQLKISDPPHNNESGSKGAESEKADSETLAGNMIGTAPMQDDLDGEVTSAATLSRTRSHSDASKDIQRTASILLAPLSSEHVVDKVIPIKENAPEVGSSKLSQRSNEAEALLCQPSSVGGEVSSAVNKGLATSYPANGKREGIFVNDAETPKKLTGDLKSMSKELAKGEPAFLGSKNNAKDLCNIREGFNGDRMKSISRHPDKEATKGDSILLGNGMNNKDLNNFDGNINLASSTHKATKSNTQTSVDSTTVISNMISTMNLKIGSSEGLKTTRRTLDISSLKISSGNVNPAGSTYNATKSNTHRRVDSKTVVSSTISTRNVKIGSSEGLKTGNRTPDLSSLKISRSIGVSRDPSDATLGRELSSLRKSEKDTEVQGSTASKIVHSIERKTSPITCLKRKTSETSNANQVLLHPQKRLSQSPSESRNVKEPLERTEVQCNQPENDTQTMLYNQPTSGLKIPNAKEDSTFLTMENDQNVEKAEGYAKDLDDMCNMLKKKYEEAKGLLVRAIVNNNYLLILKGDAKISLYYVFIVILFSSCSDFLF; from the exons ATGGCAGAATCACGGAAGGAAACTCCCTCATCTGTTGATTCCAAAGAGAAGAAATCCTTGTTTG ATGATGAAATTGGAAAGCAGTTTTTTGGCTCTTGGAAATTGCCTTCAGTTGCAGGAGATGATACAATGGATTTCAGTTTTGATTCAGTTTCAACTGGCAAGGAAAAATCATTCAAGTTTGGCAAATT GGATCTGGATTTTGATGTAGATGGCGATTTTAACAAGTCGACGTCATTCAAAGGGGACATGCCTGATCTTGACTTCTCATCCCCGTCCAAAAAGACTGCAAAACCCAAGGAAAGTTCTAAAGGAGAATCTTCTGGTGGAAGTCATCAAGGAAAACATGACAACTTCAACttctcttttgattttaatga GATGGATGACTTCAACTTTGGTTCACCCTcaaaagaaggaaagaaaatttCTGAGAAGAACTCAAACATCAAAGATGATGGTGCAGCTAGGATTGAACAGCAGGGCTCAAAACTTAATATGGCTGGTTATAGTGAGGCATTTGATGATTGCCAAACTGACAAGCTTCCAGCTTCAGATAATGCAACTGCTCCAACTATGGAGACTACTATAGATTGTTCAGGGACTCTTGATGCTTCAAATATTGGAGAGCTGGTTTTAACACATAAAGCACAAACTTCACCACAGAAATCGCACTCTGTTAGCCCCAAAGATGAAGATCAACAGATTTACTTAGAGGAGAAGGAAAAGTCCACAGAACCAGTTGCTCGAGATACCACTCAGGATTTACCTGCACAATCTTTTGATGGGAATAATTCAACTCAAGCGACTGAATCAGATACCGAAACTGATACCCCAGCACCAGAAGTAAACACCGAATCTGCTACAGAGCAAAGTGTAACTGACAGAAAGATAGATGTTTTGAGGTCTGATCCTGATAACTCACAGTTGAAGATTTCAGATCCACCACACAATAATGAATCAGGGAGCAAGGGGGCTGAAAGTGAAAAGGCAGATAGTGAAACCCTGGCTGGAAATATGATTGGGACTGCGCCGATGCAAGATGATTTAGATGGTGAAGTTACATCAGCTGCAACTCTATCACGAACAAGATCACATTCAGATGCCAGTAAGGATATTCAGAGGACAGCTTCGATACTTTTGGCCCCATTGAGTAG TGAACATGTAGTGGATAAAGTAATACCAATCAAGGAAAATGCACCAGAAGTTGGCAGTTCAAAACTTtcgcagagatccaatgaggcCGAAGCTCTGCTATGTCAACCATCATCTGTTGGTGGCGAAGTTTCCTCAGCTGTAAACAAAGGACTCGCTACTTCCTACCCTGCCAATGGGAAAAG GGAAGGCATCTTTGTTAATGATGCAGAAACCCCAAAAAAATTGACCGGTGATTTGAAGTCGATGTCCAAGGAATTGGCAAAAGGAGAACCTGCTTTCCTGGGAAGCAAAAACAACGCTAAAGATCTGTGTAATATCAG GGAGGGCTTCAATGGTGACAGAATGAAAAGTATCTCCAGGCATCCTGATAAAGAAGCCACAAAAGGGGATTCCATTTTACTGGGAAATGGAATGAACAATAAAGATCTTAATAATTTTGA TGGTAATATCAATCTTGCCAGCTCAACTCATAAAGCAACCAAGTCCAATACTCAGACGAGTGTAGATTCGACAACCGTGATTTCAAATATGATTTCAACTATGAACCTGAAGATTGGATCTTCTGAAGGGCTTAAAACCACAAGGAGAACACTTGATATATCTAGCTTGAAGATTTCAAG TGGTAATGTCAATCCTGCCGGCTCAACTTATAACGCAACCAAATCCAATACCCATAGGAGGGTAGATTCCAAAACGGTGGTTTCAAGTACGATTTCAACTAGGAACGTGAAGATTGGATCTTCTGAAGGGCTTAAAACCGGGAATAGAACACCTGACCTCTCTAGCTTGAAGATCTCAAG GAGCATTGGAGTATCCAGAGATCCTTCTGATGCTACACTTGGAAGGGAATTAAGTTCCTTGAGAAAGTCAGAGAAAGACACAGAAGTACAAGGAAGTACAGCATCCAAGATTGTCCATTCGATTGAGAGAAAAACTTCACCAATCACTTGTTTGAAGCGAAAAACATCTGAG ACATCAAATGCCAATCAAGTGCTGTTGCATCCACAGAAACGTCTTTCTCAGTCACCGAGTGAAAGCAG aaatgtGAAGGAACCTTTGGAAAGAACAGAAGTACAG TGTAATCAACCAGAGAATGACACTCAGACAATGCTATATAACCAACCTACGTCTGGGCTTAAAATACCTAATGCAAAAGAAGACAGCACCTTTTTGACCATGGAGAATGATCAAAATGTTGAAAAAGCTGAAGGATATGCAAAAGATCTTGATGAT ATGTGCAACATGCTGAAGAAGAAATATGAGGAAGCCAAAGGATTACTGGTTCGAGCTATTGTGAACAATAACTATTTACTGATACTTAAGGGTGATGCGAAGATATCCTTGtattatgtttttattgttattcttttttcttcttgttctgACTTTCTATTTTAG
- the LOC136232385 gene encoding tetrahydroanabasine acetyltransferase: MEVKINETTLISPSSPPFNQDHVLPLSHLDTDRNMNVTFRYLRVYLNNGADHKQQPSNVIAAALSSALVHYYPLAGTLRRRDTDNRLEVFCSGDKGVPLINGTVNCTLESLNYLDDPDYDFVERLVPDPNQDDGLINPCILQITAFECGGYTLGAALHHALCDGLGATQFFNVMAELARGADRISVEPVWDRTSLLSPREPPRFEGAVKEFLRLEKGSEPYGHAGKVVRECFNVKDESLDRFKSLLLEKSGSNFTTFEALGAFLWRAKVKAAGINGDEIVKFTYAMNIRRILKPALPFGYWGNGCVPMYAQLLAKELLDQPIWKTAEVIKKSKMNASDEYVRSFIDFQDVHFGDGITAGNRVSGFTDWRHLGHSTVDFGWGGPVTVLPLSRKLLGSVEPCFFLPYSSANAGEKDGFKVLITLEETALGVFKKEMEKFSSQEFL, from the exons ATGGAAGTCAAAATCAATGAAACTACTCTAATCTCTCCTTCATCTCCTCCATTCAATCAAGACCATGTTCTCCCTCTTTCTCACCTCGATACCGATCGTAACATGAACGTTACCTTCCGTTACCTTCGCGTTTATCTTAACAACGGCGCCGACCATAAGCAGCAACCCTCCAATGTCATCGCCGCCGCTCTTTCCTCTGCTCTAGTCCACTACTATCCACTTGCCGGAACTCTCCGCCGCCGGGACACTGACAACCGCCTTGAGGTGTTCTGCTCTGGAGACAAAGGCGTGCCTCTCATTAATGGAACTGTTAACTGTACTCTTGAATCCCTCAACTACCTTGATGATCCGGATTACGATTTCGTGGAGCGGTTGGTGCCCGACCCGAACCAGGATGACGGGTTGATCAATCCGTGTATCCTTCAGATCACGGCGTTTGAGTGCGGTGGGTATACTTTAGGAGCTGCGCTTCACCACGCGTTGTGTGATGGGTTAGGTGCTACCCAGTTTTTTAATGTGATGGCCGAGTTGGCTCGCGGGGCAGACCGGATTTCGGTTGAACCTGTTTGGGATAGGACGAGTTTGCTGAGTCCGAGAGAGCCGCCCCGGTTTGAGGGAGCTGTGAAGGAGTTTCTGCGGTTAGAGAAAGGGTCTGAACCGTACGGACACGCAGGAAAGGTGGTTAGAGAATGTTTTAATGTGAAAGATGAGTCGCTGGATCGGTTCAAGAGTTTGCTGCTTGAGAAGAGTGGCTCTAATTTCACCACGTTTGAGGCTTTGGGTGCATTCTTGTGGAGAGCTAA GGTGAAAGCAGCAGGAATCAATGGTGATGAGATAGTGAAATTTACATATGCGATGAACATAAGGAGAATTTTAAAGCCAGCATTACCTTTCGGGTATTGGGGAAATGGTTGTGTTCCAATGTACGCACAACTTCTCGCCAAGGAACTACTAGACCAACCCATTTGGAAAACAGCCGAGGTGATTAAAAAGAGCAAAATGAATGCCTCCGACGAATATGTTCGTTCATTTATCGACTTCCAAGACGTGCATTTTGGTGATGGCATAACGGCAGGAAACCGAGTGAGTGGGTTCACAGATTGGAGACATTTAGGGCATTCAACTGTGGATTTTGGATGGGGTGGTCCAGTTACTGTTTTACCTCTGTCAAGAAAACTTCTTGGAAGTGTTGAGCCTTGCTTTTTCTTGCCTTATTCATCAGCTAATGCTGGGGAGAAAGATGGGTTTAAGGTGCTTATTACCTTGGAGGAAACTGCTCTTGGTGTTTTCAAAAAAGAGATGGAAAAATTTAGCAGCCAAGAATTTCTTTAG